Proteins found in one Zea mays cultivar B73 chromosome 1, Zm-B73-REFERENCE-NAM-5.0, whole genome shotgun sequence genomic segment:
- the LOC103643431 gene encoding putative ripening-related protein 6, producing MATSTKLAFLAVAVLLLQAAWCGLARHHHHHGGHHDPDPCGDSSALLRHRDHRCTSPADGGTAAVMTVNGFEKGQDGGGPAACDGHYHSNGDLITALSTRWYAGGRRCHKPIRITSTHTGRSVVARVVDECDSRHGCKDNIVDTSKAVWDALGLDTNVGEVPVTWSDA from the coding sequence ATGGCGACGAGCACCAAGCTCGCGTTCCTGGCCGTCGCCGTCCTGCTTCTGCAGGCGGCGTGGTGCGGCTTGGCccggcaccaccaccaccacggcGGCCACCACGACCCGGACCCGTGCGGGGACAGCTCGGCGCTGCTGCGGCACAGGGACCACCGCTGCACGTCCCCGGCCGACGGCGGCACCGCGGCGGTGATGACAGTGAACGGCTTCGAGAAGGGGCAGGACGGGGGCGGCCCCGCGGCGTGCGACGGGCACTACCACAGCAACGGGGACCTGATCACGGCGCTGTCCACGAGGTGGTACGCCGGCGGGAGGCGGTGCCACAAGCCGATCCGCATCACGAGCACGCACACCGGGCGCTCCGTGGTTGCCCGGGTCGTCGACGAGTGCGACTCCCGCCACGGCTGCAAGGACAACATCGTCGACACGTCCAAGGCCGTCTGGGACGCGCTCGGCCTCGACACCAACGTCGGCGAGGTCCCCGTCACCTGGTCCGACGCCTAA